In Salmonella enterica subsp. enterica serovar Typhimurium str. LT2, a single window of DNA contains:
- a CDS encoding putative inner membrane protein (unknown (gi|6707277)), with product MHFHKRTLLSVATLGMLAVSVVLMVVWVRNSNHSSINTNEFLCTTRTVTTIQPKDIHADGSLVLDFKMKRITFQYEIKTKDNGVKILYRDVYMKNLHRTAPGVYTFEVSQVKVFATDTAGELLSHLRVLHPEAANEIRISKVGEKTFFYSLNRQLYNVCTAQ from the coding sequence ATGCATTTCCATAAAAGAACGTTATTAAGCGTGGCGACGCTTGGTATGCTGGCTGTTTCAGTCGTACTGATGGTAGTTTGGGTACGAAACAGTAACCATAGTTCTATTAATACTAATGAATTTTTATGTACGACAAGAACGGTAACGACGATACAGCCTAAAGATATCCATGCCGATGGCAGTCTTGTTCTTGATTTTAAGATGAAGAGAATTACGTTTCAATATGAAATAAAAACAAAAGATAACGGTGTAAAAATATTATACCGGGACGTGTATATGAAAAATTTACATCGAACAGCGCCTGGTGTTTATACGTTCGAAGTATCCCAGGTAAAAGTCTTTGCCACGGATACGGCTGGCGAGCTGTTATCACATTTACGGGTTTTGCATCCGGAAGCGGCTAATGAGATTCGAATATCTAAAGTGGGTGAGAAAACCTTTTTCTATTCTCTTAATCGGCAGCTTTATAACGTTTGTACCGCGCAGTAG
- a CDS encoding putative outer membrane lipoprotein (similar to E. coli orf, hypothetical protein (AAC77104.1); Blastp hit to AAC77104.1 (128 aa), 35% identity in aa 15 - 127), which yields MKKILVCFVGLALTACSANSLNYGAEQVRVMTSEPGKECSYLGDITGSQGNFFTGGWTSNSNLETGARNDLKNKAYKMGGNTVVLLTQRAGQTGSSWHGSGSSKQTNVTLSGNVYRCPR from the coding sequence ATGAAAAAGATCTTAGTATGTTTCGTCGGCTTGGCTTTAACCGCATGTAGCGCTAATTCGTTGAATTATGGCGCTGAACAGGTACGGGTGATGACCAGCGAGCCAGGTAAGGAATGCAGCTACTTAGGGGATATCACGGGCAGCCAGGGGAATTTCTTTACCGGTGGCTGGACTTCCAACAGTAACCTGGAAACGGGTGCCCGTAACGATCTGAAAAACAAAGCTTATAAAATGGGCGGCAATACGGTAGTCCTGTTAACCCAGCGTGCAGGCCAGACAGGAAGTTCATGGCACGGTTCGGGCTCAAGCAAACAAACGAATGTCACGTTAAGCGGGAACGTTTATCGTTGCCCTCGTTAA
- a CDS encoding putative inner membrane protein, whose product MKKLTMRECESINPTMLLAIKILISALDEKTKIRLREHIEKTEQEIASSIHDSIMTETFLQQMKDIRYILNIVP is encoded by the coding sequence ATGAAAAAGTTAACGATGAGAGAGTGTGAAAGCATCAATCCTACTATGCTGCTTGCCATTAAGATACTTATCTCGGCGCTTGACGAAAAAACAAAAATAAGACTCAGAGAGCATATTGAAAAAACTGAACAAGAAATAGCCTCAAGCATACATGATAGCATCATGACAGAGACTTTTCTTCAGCAAATGAAAGACATTCGTTACATCTTAAATATAGTTCCTTGA
- a CDS encoding putative cation efflux system protein (similar to E. coli integral transmembrane protein; acridine resistance (AAC76298.1); Blastp hit to AAC76298.1 (1034 aa), 42% identity in aa 3 - 1030), translated as MKFTHFFIARPIFAIVLSLLMLLAGAIAFLKLPLSEYPAVTPPTVQVSASYPGANPQVIADTVAAPLEQVINGVDGMLYMNTQMAIDGRMVISIAFEQGTDPDMAQIQVQNRVSRALPRLPEEVQRIGVVTEKTSPDMLMVVHLVSPQKRYDSLYLSNFAIRQVRDELARLPGVGDVLVWGAGEYAMRVWLDPAKIANRGLTASDIVTALREQNVQVAAGSVGQQPEASAAFQMTVNTLGRLTSEEQFGEIVVKIGADGEVTRLRDVARVTLGADAYTLRSLLNGEAAPALQIIQSPGANAIDVSNAIRGKMDELQQNFPQDIEYRIAYDPTVFVRASLQSVAITLLEALVLVVLVVVMFLQTWRASIIPLVAVPVSLVGTFALMHLFGFSLNTLSLFGLVLSIGIVVDDAIVVVENVERHISQGKSPGEAAKKAMDEVTGPILSITSVLTAVFIPSAFLAGLQGEFYRQFALTIAISTILSAINSLTLSPALAAILLRPHHDTAKADWLTRLMGTVTGGFFHRFNRFFDSASNRYVSAVRRAVRGSVIVMVLYAGFVGLTWLGFHQVPNGFVPAQDKYYLVGIAQLPSGASLDRTEAVVKQMSAIALAEPGVESVVVFPGLSVNGPVNVPNSALMFAMLKPFDEREDPSLSANAIAGKLMHKFSHIPDGFIGIFPPPPVPGLGATGGFKLQIEDRAELGFEAMTKVQSEIMSKAMQTPELANMLASFQTNAPQLQVDIDRVKAKSMGVSLTDIFETLQINLGSLYVNDFNRFGRAWRVMAQADAPFRMQQEDIGLLKVRNAKGEMIPLSAFVTIMRQSGPDRIIHYNGFPSVDISGGPAPGFSSGQATDAIEKIVRETLPEGMVFEWTDLVYQEKQAGNSALAIFALAVLLAFLILAAQYNSWSLPFAVLLIAPMSLLSAIVGVWVSGGDNNIFTQIGFVVLVGLAAKNAILIVEFARAKEHDGADPLTAVLEASRLRLRPILMTSFAFIAGVVPLVLATGAGAEMRHAMGIAVFAGMLGVTLFGLLLTPVFYVVVRRMALKRENRVDSHDQQA; from the coding sequence ATGAAATTCACCCACTTTTTCATTGCACGCCCCATCTTCGCCATCGTCCTGTCGCTGTTAATGCTGCTGGCTGGCGCTATCGCCTTTTTAAAACTGCCGCTGAGTGAATATCCGGCCGTTACGCCGCCCACGGTACAGGTTAGCGCCAGCTACCCCGGCGCTAACCCGCAAGTGATTGCCGATACGGTAGCCGCGCCGCTGGAACAGGTGATCAACGGCGTTGACGGCATGTTGTATATGAATACCCAGATGGCCATTGATGGTCGCATGGTTATCTCTATCGCCTTCGAACAGGGAACCGATCCTGATATGGCGCAAATTCAGGTGCAAAACCGGGTATCCCGCGCGCTGCCTCGCCTGCCCGAAGAAGTCCAGCGAATTGGCGTTGTAACGGAGAAAACGTCCCCCGATATGTTGATGGTGGTTCATCTTGTCTCGCCGCAAAAACGCTATGACTCGCTTTACCTGTCTAACTTCGCCATCCGGCAGGTTCGCGACGAACTGGCCCGTTTACCCGGCGTCGGCGATGTTCTCGTCTGGGGCGCGGGCGAGTACGCCATGCGCGTCTGGCTGGACCCGGCGAAAATCGCCAACCGCGGTCTTACCGCCAGTGATATCGTTACGGCGTTGCGGGAACAAAACGTACAGGTCGCCGCCGGTTCCGTCGGGCAACAGCCGGAGGCCTCCGCCGCTTTTCAGATGACGGTAAACACGCTGGGCCGCCTGACCAGCGAAGAACAGTTCGGCGAGATTGTGGTAAAAATCGGCGCTGACGGCGAGGTGACGCGTCTGCGTGATGTCGCCCGCGTCACGCTGGGCGCAGATGCCTATACGCTGCGCAGTTTACTGAATGGCGAAGCGGCGCCAGCGTTACAGATTATTCAAAGTCCGGGCGCCAATGCGATTGACGTTTCTAACGCGATTCGCGGCAAAATGGATGAGTTGCAGCAAAACTTCCCGCAGGATATCGAATACCGGATTGCCTATGATCCTACGGTCTTCGTGCGCGCATCGCTACAATCGGTGGCGATTACGTTGCTGGAAGCCCTCGTGCTGGTCGTCCTTGTCGTGGTGATGTTCCTGCAAACCTGGCGGGCGTCCATTATTCCTCTGGTGGCGGTTCCCGTTTCGCTGGTCGGCACCTTTGCCTTGATGCACCTGTTTGGCTTTTCGCTGAATACGCTTTCGCTGTTTGGTTTGGTCCTGTCGATAGGTATCGTTGTCGATGACGCCATCGTTGTGGTCGAAAACGTGGAACGGCATATCTCGCAGGGCAAAAGTCCCGGAGAGGCGGCAAAGAAGGCGATGGATGAAGTCACTGGTCCCATTCTTTCTATTACCTCGGTGCTAACGGCGGTCTTTATCCCTTCCGCATTCCTGGCGGGCCTGCAGGGTGAGTTTTATCGTCAGTTCGCGTTGACCATCGCTATTTCGACCATCCTTTCGGCCATTAACTCGCTGACGCTCTCCCCTGCGCTGGCTGCCATTTTGCTAAGACCGCACCACGATACTGCGAAGGCTGACTGGCTAACGCGGTTGATGGGCACGGTCACTGGCGGTTTTTTCCATCGCTTTAACCGTTTCTTCGACAGCGCGTCGAACCGCTATGTTAGCGCCGTCCGTCGGGCCGTGCGCGGCAGCGTCATTGTGATGGTGCTCTATGCTGGCTTTGTGGGGCTGACCTGGCTTGGCTTCCATCAGGTGCCGAACGGGTTTGTGCCTGCGCAGGATAAATACTATCTCGTCGGCATCGCCCAGCTCCCAAGCGGCGCATCGTTGGATCGCACAGAGGCGGTCGTGAAACAGATGTCCGCTATCGCGCTGGCGGAACCCGGCGTTGAAAGCGTCGTCGTCTTCCCCGGTCTGTCGGTTAACGGCCCGGTAAATGTGCCAAATTCGGCGCTGATGTTCGCCATGCTGAAACCCTTTGACGAGCGTGAAGATCCTTCGCTTTCCGCTAACGCTATCGCCGGAAAGCTAATGCACAAATTTAGCCACATTCCCGACGGATTTATTGGCATCTTCCCGCCACCGCCGGTTCCAGGGCTTGGCGCGACGGGCGGCTTTAAATTGCAGATTGAAGATCGTGCGGAACTGGGATTTGAAGCGATGACAAAGGTGCAAAGCGAGATTATGTCTAAGGCGATGCAGACGCCCGAACTGGCCAATATGCTGGCCAGTTTCCAGACAAACGCCCCGCAATTACAGGTGGATATCGACCGGGTAAAGGCGAAATCAATGGGGGTATCGCTCACCGACATCTTTGAAACGTTGCAAATTAACCTCGGCTCGCTTTACGTCAACGATTTCAACCGATTTGGCCGTGCCTGGCGGGTGATGGCGCAGGCCGATGCGCCATTCCGTATGCAGCAAGAGGATATCGGCCTGCTTAAAGTCCGCAATGCGAAGGGCGAGATGATCCCGCTTAGCGCTTTCGTCACGATTATGCGCCAGTCGGGGCCGGACAGAATCATCCATTACAACGGCTTCCCCTCGGTAGATATTAGCGGTGGACCGGCTCCGGGCTTCTCCTCCGGACAGGCGACGGACGCGATTGAAAAGATCGTGCGTGAAACGTTACCGGAAGGGATGGTCTTCGAATGGACCGATCTGGTTTATCAGGAAAAACAGGCCGGCAACTCTGCGCTTGCTATCTTTGCGCTGGCGGTGCTGCTGGCCTTCCTGATCCTGGCGGCGCAGTACAACAGTTGGTCGCTGCCCTTCGCCGTCCTGCTTATTGCGCCTATGTCATTACTCTCAGCCATTGTCGGCGTGTGGGTATCTGGCGGAGATAACAATATCTTTACGCAGATTGGTTTCGTGGTGCTGGTCGGCCTGGCGGCCAAGAACGCCATTTTGATTGTCGAGTTTGCCCGCGCCAAAGAACACGACGGCGCAGACCCGCTGACCGCCGTACTGGAAGCGTCCCGCCTGCGTCTGCGTCCTATCCTGATGACCTCATTCGCCTTTATCGCAGGTGTAGTACCACTGGTACTCGCGACGGGTGCCGGCGCGGAAATGCGACATGCGATGGGCATCGCCGTGTTTGCCGGCATGTTGGGCGTCACGCTCTTCGGCCTGTTATTGACGCCTGTATTTTACGTGGTGGTTCGCAGGATGGCATTAAAGCGTGAGAACCGCGTTGATTCGCATGATCAGCAAGCATAA
- a CDS encoding putative outer membrane protein; homolog of ail and ompX (unknown (gi|6707276)), which translates to MKRRSSFLVFLGLLLASPLALANDQHTVSFGYAQTHLSSLKNSDSKDLRGFNFKYRYEFNETWGMLGSFTATRNEMENYTWKEGKLHKNGSDSVDYGSLMFGPTYRFNDYVSLYGNAGIATMKFNKHSKEDSFAYGAGVIFNPVKSISIDASWEASRFFAVDTNTFGVSVGYRF; encoded by the coding sequence ATGAAAAGACGGTCTTCGTTCCTTGTTTTTTTAGGTTTATTATTAGCGTCACCTTTAGCTTTGGCTAACGATCAGCACACCGTATCGTTTGGTTATGCACAAACTCATCTCAGTTCATTGAAAAATAGCGATAGCAAAGATCTGCGAGGCTTTAATTTTAAATATCGTTACGAGTTCAATGAGACCTGGGGGATGTTAGGCTCATTCACCGCGACGCGCAATGAAATGGAGAACTACACCTGGAAAGAGGGGAAATTGCATAAAAATGGTTCCGATTCTGTGGACTATGGTTCTTTGATGTTTGGACCAACATATCGTTTTAATGACTATGTGAGCCTGTACGGCAATGCGGGTATAGCGACGATGAAATTTAATAAACACTCAAAAGAAGACTCCTTTGCCTACGGCGCTGGCGTAATATTTAATCCAGTTAAGAGTATATCTATCGATGCATCATGGGAAGCCAGTCGTTTCTTCGCTGTGGATACCAATACATTTGGTGTCAGCGTAGGTTATCGCTTCTGA
- a CDS encoding putative diguanylate cyclase/phosphodiesterase domain 1 (similar to E. coli orf, hypothetical protein (AAC75237.1); Blastp hit to AAC75237.1 (518 aa), 31% identity in aa 10 - 512), whose amino-acid sequence MKVRKLFLMLFIAVPLIVMILVGLLAGIFQLKRDIAVSANTLLRFSADISAASWQVAGKAARLAESSCTDTLKELSRTRAFTPYVRDIGFLENGDITCSFVTGTERYHFSRLAGLSLPASYPERWLRSIGSMAEGPDRLVVVYVKKVAADKAAFVIVDSQYVQELMEILAAERASAFSLTFGAGEAITSAAKLRGKAFLTQRFTSTDHTIQLMVRTPFSTLSAYWLQNLFIFIPLSLCLSVGMMLFYRRWYLKRLSLAREIARGITHNEFTVHYQPVFNVKHGSCGGVEALMRWPQPDGRFITPDIFITAAENEGMIIPLSRHLFELIAHDVINWTVPDDFYISVNISPAHLMDDGFIQDIEALRTRLGTITLMLELTERSLIVEPSQVAEKLSTLREKGVLIAIDDFGTGYCSLSYLQQLPVDSLKIDRTFIDTIDTSSDDVPVLDTIITLSQRLGLNVVAEGVSTQHQLRYILSHGVGFVQGFLYARPMGTNDFMSWLGKSAQRQNGLLKGESGSASDLVAE is encoded by the coding sequence TTGAAAGTAAGAAAGCTATTTCTGATGTTGTTTATTGCCGTTCCACTGATCGTAATGATATTGGTGGGGTTACTCGCGGGTATCTTCCAGCTAAAACGAGATATCGCCGTCAGCGCCAATACGCTGCTGCGGTTTAGCGCGGATATATCCGCCGCCTCCTGGCAAGTCGCCGGAAAAGCCGCCAGACTGGCTGAGAGTTCCTGCACTGACACGCTGAAAGAACTGTCCAGAACGCGGGCCTTCACTCCTTATGTCCGTGACATTGGATTTCTGGAAAATGGTGATATCACTTGCTCCTTTGTCACAGGAACCGAACGCTATCATTTTTCCCGGCTGGCAGGGCTTTCTTTACCTGCTTCTTATCCGGAACGGTGGTTGCGATCTATCGGTAGTATGGCCGAAGGACCCGATCGCCTTGTTGTGGTGTATGTGAAAAAAGTAGCAGCGGATAAAGCGGCTTTCGTCATTGTGGATTCGCAGTATGTCCAGGAGCTCATGGAGATATTGGCTGCAGAAAGAGCATCAGCCTTTAGCCTGACATTCGGCGCAGGAGAGGCGATTACCAGCGCTGCGAAGTTGCGCGGTAAGGCGTTTTTAACGCAGCGGTTCACCTCAACCGATCACACTATCCAGCTGATGGTGCGAACCCCTTTCTCAACGTTATCGGCATACTGGTTACAAAACCTTTTTATTTTTATTCCGCTGTCATTGTGTCTTTCTGTAGGGATGATGTTGTTCTACAGGCGCTGGTATTTAAAACGCTTATCTCTGGCCCGGGAGATTGCCAGGGGAATAACGCACAATGAATTTACGGTACATTATCAACCTGTTTTTAATGTTAAACACGGTAGTTGCGGCGGCGTGGAGGCGCTAATGCGCTGGCCGCAACCGGATGGCCGTTTTATAACTCCCGATATTTTTATTACCGCCGCAGAAAATGAAGGCATGATTATTCCACTCTCTCGTCATCTGTTCGAACTGATTGCTCATGACGTGATAAACTGGACTGTACCGGATGATTTCTATATCAGCGTAAATATATCGCCTGCGCATCTTATGGATGACGGTTTTATACAAGATATAGAGGCGCTCAGGACTCGTTTGGGAACGATAACGCTTATGTTGGAGCTCACCGAACGTAGCCTGATTGTAGAACCTTCACAGGTCGCAGAAAAACTTTCAACGCTCCGTGAAAAAGGCGTGTTAATAGCGATTGATGATTTTGGGACCGGCTATTGCTCCCTCTCCTATCTCCAGCAATTACCTGTAGACTCTCTTAAAATAGACAGAACGTTTATCGATACCATTGATACCAGCAGCGATGATGTTCCTGTCCTGGATACTATCATTACGCTGAGTCAGCGACTGGGACTCAATGTGGTTGCCGAAGGGGTCAGTACCCAGCACCAATTGCGTTACATCTTAAGCCACGGGGTAGGATTCGTTCAGGGATTTCTTTATGCCAGGCCGATGGGGACTAATGACTTTATGAGTTGGCTTGGCAAGTCAGCCCAGCGGCAAAATGGTTTGCTCAAGGGGGAAAGCGGATCCGCGAGCGATCTGGTGGCTGAATAA
- a CDS encoding putative response regulator, which yields MSQNNYLIDKRVILDCERMTLSCAGESITISESERSLLIAFYEGLFKKDDLINYVWGRKGVVVSDASYYKLINQLRGSFDKIGLKGASVVTRPRVGVLLSVSIEPLSDEAQNTPLPAVAETEVSTVEVRHDDTIITPTPGAVNKKDWLYFCLAALLMFFMMYKVKGENIDYFTLQGSYDGYTFYSVGHDKTHLTDIVEAYSEMSNEIHKQNGKIIYYIRVPNTNIFVQCLNQLDIAEPKCISIKERY from the coding sequence ATGAGTCAGAACAATTATCTGATTGACAAAAGGGTTATTCTTGATTGTGAACGAATGACGCTTTCCTGCGCCGGAGAGTCGATAACGATATCTGAATCGGAACGCAGTTTGCTTATCGCTTTTTATGAAGGCCTTTTTAAAAAAGATGATTTAATTAACTATGTCTGGGGGCGCAAAGGTGTCGTGGTCTCTGATGCCAGTTATTATAAATTGATTAACCAGCTACGAGGGTCATTTGATAAAATTGGTCTTAAGGGGGCGTCTGTTGTGACTCGCCCTCGCGTGGGTGTTTTACTCTCAGTTTCCATTGAACCGTTGAGTGATGAGGCGCAAAATACGCCGTTGCCTGCTGTTGCTGAAACAGAAGTATCGACGGTTGAAGTGCGGCACGATGACACTATTATTACCCCAACACCGGGCGCTGTGAATAAAAAAGATTGGCTCTACTTTTGCCTGGCCGCGCTTCTGATGTTTTTTATGATGTATAAAGTTAAGGGTGAAAATATTGATTACTTTACCCTCCAGGGTTCGTATGATGGATACACTTTTTATAGTGTCGGGCATGATAAAACCCATCTGACGGATATCGTTGAAGCGTACTCTGAGATGAGTAATGAAATACATAAACAAAACGGAAAAATCATTTATTACATTCGTGTGCCTAACACAAATATTTTTGTCCAGTGTCTTAACCAACTTGATATAGCGGAGCCGAAATGCATTTCCATAAAAGAACGTTATTAA
- a CDS encoding homology to outer membrane efflux protein (similar to E. coli putative resistance protein (AAC73673.1); Blastp hit to AAC73673.1 (457 aa), 37% identity in aa 7 - 457) → MRTALIRMISKHNDGNGIMKITFTGYRQTATLATLAFVTTLAGCTMAPKHERPASPTAMVYPYATSTVSGAPDAADIGWRDFFHDPLLQELIAIALRNNRDLRKAGLNVEAARALYRIQRAEMLPTLGIATAMDASRTPADLSVMDESEINRRYEAAGATTAWELDLWGRVRSLSDQALAAYMALDETYIAARMSLVSEVASAWLTLRADRELLRLTEDTLAAQKSSYTLTTQLARTGNATQLDLRMAEIALRSAEINRAAYTRQLARDRNALELLLGQPLTPELSRRLNEAVTLTEGAIPTTLPGGLPSDLLVRRPDIRAAEYRLRGANARIGAARAAFFPTISLTGSAGTASASLSGLFEPGSGSWRFLPQITLPLFHGGALRADLDRAHVQKQIEIARYENVIQQAFRDVADGLAGQRTLNDQVQSEQRAVEASQIAYELAGLRFQEGVDDYLTLLDTHRMLYGAQQRLVRTRLMQQLNIINLYKALGGGWREYSEKKQG, encoded by the coding sequence GTGAGAACCGCGTTGATTCGCATGATCAGCAAGCATAATGATGGGAATGGCATAATGAAGATCACTTTTACAGGCTATCGGCAGACCGCCACGCTGGCGACGCTTGCTTTCGTCACCACGCTTGCTGGCTGTACGATGGCGCCGAAGCACGAACGCCCCGCATCGCCGACTGCGATGGTCTATCCCTACGCAACGTCAACCGTTTCTGGCGCGCCGGATGCCGCTGACATTGGCTGGCGTGATTTCTTCCACGATCCGCTTCTACAGGAACTGATTGCGATCGCGTTACGCAATAATCGGGATTTACGCAAGGCAGGGCTCAATGTTGAAGCCGCCCGGGCGTTATACCGCATTCAGCGCGCGGAGATGCTGCCGACGCTCGGCATCGCCACCGCCATGGACGCCAGTCGCACTCCCGCCGATCTCAGCGTCATGGACGAGTCTGAGATTAACCGACGCTACGAGGCGGCTGGGGCGACGACGGCCTGGGAACTGGATCTCTGGGGGCGAGTGCGAAGCCTTAGCGACCAGGCATTAGCCGCCTATATGGCGCTTGATGAGACGTACATTGCGGCGCGAATGAGCCTGGTTTCCGAAGTCGCCAGCGCCTGGCTGACGCTACGGGCTGACCGGGAGCTGCTGCGCTTAACCGAGGATACGCTGGCCGCGCAAAAAAGTTCATACACATTGACGACCCAGCTTGCCCGGACAGGTAACGCCACACAGCTCGATCTGCGTATGGCGGAGATCGCGCTGCGTTCTGCCGAAATCAATCGCGCGGCGTATACGCGACAGTTGGCGCGGGATCGTAACGCGCTGGAATTGCTGTTGGGCCAGCCGCTCACGCCTGAACTGTCGCGTCGACTAAACGAAGCGGTCACGCTTACAGAAGGCGCGATCCCGACCACACTGCCAGGCGGATTACCGTCAGATCTGCTGGTACGCCGCCCGGATATTCGCGCCGCCGAGTACAGGCTGCGCGGCGCAAACGCCCGGATAGGCGCAGCGCGCGCCGCCTTCTTCCCGACCATCAGCCTGACAGGCTCGGCGGGAACGGCCAGCGCGTCTCTTAGCGGACTCTTTGAACCGGGATCGGGAAGCTGGCGTTTTCTACCGCAAATCACCTTGCCTCTCTTTCACGGCGGCGCATTACGCGCTGACCTGGATAGGGCGCATGTCCAAAAACAGATTGAAATCGCCAGGTATGAAAACGTTATTCAGCAAGCCTTTCGCGACGTGGCGGATGGTCTGGCGGGACAGCGTACGCTGAATGACCAGGTGCAATCAGAACAACGCGCGGTTGAAGCCAGTCAAATCGCCTATGAGCTGGCCGGACTCCGTTTTCAGGAAGGCGTCGATGACTACCTTACGCTGCTTGATACCCATCGTATGCTTTATGGCGCACAACAGCGCCTGGTACGCACACGTCTCATGCAACAGTTAAATATCATTAACCTGTATAAAGCATTAGGCGGCGGTTGGCGGGAATACAGTGAGAAAAAGCAAGGTTAG
- a CDS encoding putative response regulator (unknown (gi|6707275)) — MINSLSEQLPLKTIGIVLTDDYYTYLGIASLFEDGKCFMFPLNGEYNSCQISASEDIIIIIDGRVLIQGVWKGFKALMQHYPHARRIWLTRRDIGKLYPHGCDRDPDIDPDLAKPVFIEHFIKYACANDVAVGEIAPLTKKEEELLWHFLYKKSMSQIASSYGMSRKTLYIHRLRICRKYGFKRFFHLLFIYQRSRHIFASKICRVDKNADQA, encoded by the coding sequence ATGATAAATTCACTATCGGAACAACTTCCGTTAAAAACGATAGGTATAGTTTTAACGGATGATTATTATACTTATTTAGGCATCGCTTCACTCTTTGAGGATGGGAAGTGCTTTATGTTCCCACTCAATGGAGAATATAATTCGTGTCAGATATCAGCTAGCGAAGATATCATAATTATTATTGATGGACGAGTTTTGATTCAGGGGGTCTGGAAAGGTTTTAAGGCGCTCATGCAGCATTATCCACATGCTCGTCGAATCTGGCTCACGCGCAGAGATATTGGAAAACTTTATCCACATGGCTGCGATAGAGATCCTGATATCGATCCCGATTTGGCAAAGCCTGTTTTTATTGAGCATTTCATTAAATACGCTTGTGCAAACGATGTAGCGGTCGGTGAAATTGCGCCGTTGACAAAAAAGGAGGAGGAGTTGTTATGGCACTTTTTATATAAAAAGTCGATGAGTCAGATCGCCAGTAGCTATGGCATGAGTCGTAAGACTTTGTACATTCATAGATTGCGTATCTGTCGTAAATATGGCTTCAAACGCTTTTTTCATTTGCTATTTATTTACCAAAGAAGTCGCCATATCTTCGCATCTAAAATTTGCCGTGTAGACAAAAACGCCGATCAGGCTTGA